The Rhododendron vialii isolate Sample 1 chromosome 5a, ASM3025357v1 genome contains a region encoding:
- the LOC131327432 gene encoding cytochrome P450 714C2-like, translated as MEILTVVKIFFSIALVGFAAVFLRLYNALVAEPGRLRSKLRKQGISGPQLSFLLGNIGEIEKARTTTPKEPISSDENFVPPTTHDCATALFPFFEKWRKLYGQVFMFSLGNKQILHVNRPDMVREIATCTSLDLGRPSYQLKERGALLGQGILTSNGTIWAHQRKILAPELNMEKVKGMMNLITESAHTMVDSWKSRIESGGGIADIKIDEDLRRFSGDVISRACFGSNFSKGKEIFKRLGALKEAASKKVWSSGMPFMRHIPTKHNRETWALEKDVRTLILQVVKERTQAGHEKDLLQMVLEGARNSDLSEDAIDRFIVDNCKNIYLAGYEATAISASWILMLLAANPEWQERVRAEVVKVCKGQIPDSDMVRKMKQLTMVINESMRLYPDPVVSREALVDMKFGNIQVPKGVNLWILMVTLHTDPEIWGPDALKFKPDRFANGITGACKLPHLYMPFGVGPRICPGQHLAMAELKVLIALIVSNFSFSLSPKYVHSPALKLVIEPGHGVNLLVKKL; from the exons ATGGAGATCCTCACGGTGGTGaagattttcttttccatagctTTGGTGGGTTTCGCGGCGGTGTTTCTGCGGTTGTACAATGCGCTGGTGGCGGAGCCGGGGCGGCTCAGATCCAAGCTGAGGAAGCAAGGGATCAGCGGGCCGCAACTGAGTTTTTTGCTCGGGAATATCGGAGAGATCGAGAAAGCCAGAACTACAACTCCCAAGGAGCCGATCAGTAGCGATGAAAACTTCGTCCCTCCGACCACCCACGACTGCGCCACCGCTCTGTTTCCTTTCTTTGAGAAATGGAGGAAGCTTTACG GTCAAGTATTCATGTTTTCTCTGGGAAACAAACAGATCCTGCATGTGAACCGACCTGATATGGTGAGAGAGATAGCCACATGCACTTCATTGGATCTGGGTAGGCCTTCTTACCAACTAAAGGAGCGTGGTGCTTTGCTTGGTCAAGGCATTTTAACTTCAAATGGCACTATTTGGGCTCACCAGAGGAAAATTCTTGCTCCTGAGCTGAACATGGAGAAAGTTAAG GGAATGATGAACCTAATCACAGAGTCCGCACATACAATGGTAGACTCATGGAAGAGTAGAATTGAGAGTGGAGGTGGAATTGCAGACATAAAAATCGACGAGGACTTGAGAAGGTTCTCCGGAGATGTGATCTCCAGGGCTTGTTTTGGGAGCAACTTTTCCAAGGGAAAAGAGATTTTCAAGAGACTCGGAGCCCTTAAAGAAGCTGCTTCCAAGAAAGTTTGGTCTTCTGGAATGCCCTTCATGAG GCACATTCCCACAAAGCACAACAGGGAAACATGGGCACTAGAAAAGGATGTCCGAACACTGATCCTACAAGTGGTGAAGGAGAGGACACAAGCCGGACACGAGAAAGACCTCTTGCAAATGGTGCTTGAAGGTGCTAGAAACAGCGACTTGAGCGAAGACGCGATCGACCGGTTCATTGTTGATAACTGCAAGAACATTTACTTGGCCGGGTACGAGGCCACTGCTATCTCCGCCTCGTGGATCCTCATGTTGTTGGCTGCGAATCCCGAGTGGCAAGAGCGGGTTCGGGCCGAGGTTGTCAAAGTTTGCAAGGGGCAGATTCCGGATTCCGACATGGTTCGGAAGATGAAGCAG CTGACCATGGTGATCAACGAGTCGATGCGCCTCTATCCGGATCCCGTGGTGTCGCGGGAGGCCCTAGTTGACATGAAATTCGGCAACATCCAAGTCCCCAAGGGCGTCAACCTGTGGATCTTGATGGTGACCCTGCACACCGACCCGGAAATATGGGGACCCGATGCCCTCAAGTTCAAACCGGACCGGTTCGCTAACGGCATCACCGGCGCGTGCAAGTTGCCCCACTTGTACATGCCATTTGGGGTCGGGCCCCGAATATGTCCCGGGCAGCACTTGGCCATGGCTGAACTGAAGGTGCTGATTGCTCTCATTGTGTCCAActtctccttctccctctcccCCAAGTACGTCCACTCGCCGGCTCTCAAGCTGGTCATCGAGCCCGGTCACGGAGTTAATCTGCTGGTGAAGAAGTTGTGA